A DNA window from Seriola aureovittata isolate HTS-2021-v1 ecotype China chromosome 8, ASM2101889v1, whole genome shotgun sequence contains the following coding sequences:
- the psmd10 gene encoding 26S proteasome non-ATPase regulatory subunit 10, giving the protein MEGSVSNVEVCNFAYTGQFEKLKQCILSDKTLACKTDQDRRTALHWACSAGHTNIVEFLLDLGVEVNLQDDASWTPLHIAASAGREDIVRSLISKGAQLNSVNQNGCTPLHYAASKDRYEIALLLLENGADPNATDKLESTPLHRASAKGNYRLIQLLLKQSASTNIQDSQGNTPLHLACDEERVEAAKLLVEHGASIYIENKEEKTPLQIAKGGLGNILRRIVEG; this is encoded by the exons ATGGAGGGTTCTGTATCAAATGTGGAGGTCTGTAATTTTGCTTACACGGGGCAGTTTGAGAAATTAAAACAGTGTATTCTGTCAGATAAAACGCTTGCCTGCAAAACGGACCAG GACCGTAGAACCGCCCTTCACTGGGCTTGTTCTGCTGGACACACCAACATTGTGGAGTTTCTGCTTGACCTGGGAGTTGAAGTGAATCTGCAAGATGAT GCTTCGTGGACTCCTCTTCACATTGCTGCATCTGCAGGCAGAGAAGACATAGTGAGATCTCTAATATCCAAAGGAGCTCAGCTGAATTCAGTTAATCAGAATGGATGCACCCCTCTGCACTATGCCGCCTCTAAAGACAGATATGAG ATTGCTTTGCTGTTGTTGGAAAACGGAGCAGACCCCAATGCCACCGACAAGTTGGAGTCCACTCCCCTTCACAGAGCATCCGCCAAGGGCAACTACCGTCTCATCCAGCTGCTTCTCAAACAGAGCGCCTCAACTAACATCCAAGACTCACAGGGCAACACACCACT CCACCTAGCATGCGATGAGGAGCGTGTGGAAGCAGCCAAGTTGCTGGTAGAACACGGAGCCAGCATCTACATTGagaacaaagaggagaagaCCCCCCTCCAGATAGCCAAGGGTGGTCTAGGCAACATACTTCGTCGGATTGTGGAGGGGTGA
- the xiap gene encoding E3 ubiquitin-protein ligase XIAP isoform X2, producing MCDLRQDGNLETDHLADFSLMNSRLDSFRGSSLAQQVPAERLARAGFYFTGQADRVRCFCCKKTVENWCMGDTPVERHKEVSPSCTFLSCTHRTSFNPSSDTTLTNGSIYNEAAEDLEYRLRTGEVVDESTYPMAPHMKSEEARLQTFSSWPSTAPVTPQDLAQAGLYYLGESDRVQCFCCGGMLGGWEAGDTAWGEHTKHFPNCFFILGHDVGNIPFLGGTEEEEESSSRQHRNTQVLMGSFEERLGSFAGVQHPIDHERLARAGFYSTGTGDRVLCFRCGGGLKGWQPEEDPWEEHAKHYPGCSFLLVEKGQEFVNSIQLQDPRRNGATSSHQNGFSGHTNVLQSDMAQNAIGMGLEPCVVEKTILMKIRRTGSGYSSLEALLEDCFNNTPESATAMTEQQDEDPLEKLMKLQREKQCKICMDKDISIVFIPCGHLVTCETCSKKLVKCPICCGAILQKLKTYIS from the exons ATGTGTGATCTCAGACAAGATGGCAATTTGGAGACAGATCACTTGGCTGATTTTTCTCTGATGAACAGTCGTCTGGACTCATTCCGTGGCTCCAGCCTGGCCCAGCAGGTCCCAGCAGAAAGATTGGCTCGGGCCGGCTTCTACTTCACCGGCCAAGCTGACCGTGTCCGCTGTTTCTGCTGTAAGAAGACTGTGGAAAACTGGTGCATGGGAGACACACCTGTGGAGAGGCATAAAGAG GTTTCCCCATCGTGCACATTTCTAAGCTGCACCCACCGCACCAGTTTTAACCCAAGTTCTGATACCACACTCACTAATGGTTCCATCTAcaatgaagcagcagaagaccTAGAATATCGTTTGAGAACAGGAGAGGTGGTTGATGAGTCCACCTACCCTATGGCTCCTCACATGAAGAGTGAGGAGGCCCGGCTTCAGACCTTCTCTTCTTGGCCATCTACTGCACCTGTGACCCCCCAGGATCTGGCCCAAGCCGGGCTCTACTACTTGGGGGAGAGCGACCGGGTGCAGTGTTTCTGCTGTGGTGGCATGCTGGGTGGTTGGGAAGCAGGGGACACCGCCTGGGGAGAACATACCAAACATTTTCCCAACTGCTTCTTCATCCTCGGGCACGATGTGGGCAACATACCATTCCTGGGGGgtacagaggaggaggaggagagcagcagtagacaacacagaaacactcaagTCCTTATGGGCAGTTTTGAGGAGAGGCTCGGCAGTTTCGCAGGTGTCCAGCACCCTATTGACCACGAGAGACTTGCCAGAGCTGGTTTCTACAGCACAG GGACAGGAGACAGGGTGTTGTGTTTCCGCTGTGGTGGAGGTTTGAAAGGCTGGCAGCCTGAGGAAGATCCTTGGGAAGAACATGCCAAACACTACCCTGG atgCAGCTTCCTATTGGTGGAAAAAGGACAAGAATTTGTCAACAGCATCCAGCTGCAAGACCCACGACGAAATGGAGCT ACTTCAAGTCATCAGAATGGATTTTCAGGACATACgaatg TACTCCAGTCTGACATGGCTCAGAATGCCATAGGGATGGGTCTAGAGCCCTGTGTGGTGGAAAAGACCATCTTGATGAAGATCAGAAGGACAGGCTCAGGCTACTCCAGCCTGGAAGCGCTTTTGGAGGATTGCTTTAACAACACACCAGAGAGTGCTACTGCCATGACAGAGCAACAAG atGAGGACCCACTGGAGAAACTAATGAAgctgcagagggaaaaacaatgtaaaatatgtatggACAAAGATATTTCTATTGTCTTCATCCCGTGTGGTCATCTGGTCACTTGCGAAACGTGTTCAAAGAAACTCGTCAAGTGTCCAATCTGCTGTGGAGCCATATTACAGAAGCTCAAGACCTATATCTCTTAA
- the xiap gene encoding E3 ubiquitin-protein ligase XIAP isoform X1 translates to MCDLRQDGNLETDHLADFSLMNSRLDSFRGSSLAQQVPAERLARAGFYFTGQADRVRCFCCKKTVENWCMGDTPVERHKEVSPSCTFLSCTHRTSFNPSSDTTLTNGSIYNEAAEDLEYRLRTGEVVDESTYPMAPHMKSEEARLQTFSSWPSTAPVTPQDLAQAGLYYLGESDRVQCFCCGGMLGGWEAGDTAWGEHTKHFPNCFFILGHDVGNIPFLGGTEEEEESSSRQHRNTQVLMGSFEERLGSFAGVQHPIDHERLARAGFYSTGTGDRVLCFRCGGGLKGWQPEEDPWEEHAKHYPGCSFLLVEKGQEFVNSIQLQDPRRNGATSSHQNGFSGHTNEVLQSDMAQNAIGMGLEPCVVEKTILMKIRRTGSGYSSLEALLEDCFNNTPESATAMTEQQDEDPLEKLMKLQREKQCKICMDKDISIVFIPCGHLVTCETCSKKLVKCPICCGAILQKLKTYIS, encoded by the exons ATGTGTGATCTCAGACAAGATGGCAATTTGGAGACAGATCACTTGGCTGATTTTTCTCTGATGAACAGTCGTCTGGACTCATTCCGTGGCTCCAGCCTGGCCCAGCAGGTCCCAGCAGAAAGATTGGCTCGGGCCGGCTTCTACTTCACCGGCCAAGCTGACCGTGTCCGCTGTTTCTGCTGTAAGAAGACTGTGGAAAACTGGTGCATGGGAGACACACCTGTGGAGAGGCATAAAGAG GTTTCCCCATCGTGCACATTTCTAAGCTGCACCCACCGCACCAGTTTTAACCCAAGTTCTGATACCACACTCACTAATGGTTCCATCTAcaatgaagcagcagaagaccTAGAATATCGTTTGAGAACAGGAGAGGTGGTTGATGAGTCCACCTACCCTATGGCTCCTCACATGAAGAGTGAGGAGGCCCGGCTTCAGACCTTCTCTTCTTGGCCATCTACTGCACCTGTGACCCCCCAGGATCTGGCCCAAGCCGGGCTCTACTACTTGGGGGAGAGCGACCGGGTGCAGTGTTTCTGCTGTGGTGGCATGCTGGGTGGTTGGGAAGCAGGGGACACCGCCTGGGGAGAACATACCAAACATTTTCCCAACTGCTTCTTCATCCTCGGGCACGATGTGGGCAACATACCATTCCTGGGGGgtacagaggaggaggaggagagcagcagtagacaacacagaaacactcaagTCCTTATGGGCAGTTTTGAGGAGAGGCTCGGCAGTTTCGCAGGTGTCCAGCACCCTATTGACCACGAGAGACTTGCCAGAGCTGGTTTCTACAGCACAG GGACAGGAGACAGGGTGTTGTGTTTCCGCTGTGGTGGAGGTTTGAAAGGCTGGCAGCCTGAGGAAGATCCTTGGGAAGAACATGCCAAACACTACCCTGG atgCAGCTTCCTATTGGTGGAAAAAGGACAAGAATTTGTCAACAGCATCCAGCTGCAAGACCCACGACGAAATGGAGCT ACTTCAAGTCATCAGAATGGATTTTCAGGACATACgaatg AAGTACTCCAGTCTGACATGGCTCAGAATGCCATAGGGATGGGTCTAGAGCCCTGTGTGGTGGAAAAGACCATCTTGATGAAGATCAGAAGGACAGGCTCAGGCTACTCCAGCCTGGAAGCGCTTTTGGAGGATTGCTTTAACAACACACCAGAGAGTGCTACTGCCATGACAGAGCAACAAG atGAGGACCCACTGGAGAAACTAATGAAgctgcagagggaaaaacaatgtaaaatatgtatggACAAAGATATTTCTATTGTCTTCATCCCGTGTGGTCATCTGGTCACTTGCGAAACGTGTTCAAAGAAACTCGTCAAGTGTCCAATCTGCTGTGGAGCCATATTACAGAAGCTCAAGACCTATATCTCTTAA
- the stag2b gene encoding cohesin subunit SA-2, with amino-acid sequence MIAAPEIPTEFSYTQDTDTRFSSDTDFSEDPDGRSANSAKGKGGKKGKKAAGEKGKGGKGAGRLNGHHQENGMENMMLFEVVKLGRSAMQSVVDDWIESYKHDRDVALLDLINFFIQCSGCKGVVSGEMFRNMQNSEIIRRMTEEFDEDSGDYPLTIAGPQWKKFKSSFCEFISVLVRQCQYSIIYDEYMMDTVISLLTGLSDSQVRAFRHTSTLAAMKLMTALVNVALNLSINMDNTQRQYEAERNKAVPKRANDRLELLLQKRKELQENQDEIENMMNAIFKGVFVHRYRDSIAEIRAICIEEIGVWMKLYSDAFLNDSYLKYVGWTMHDKQGEVRLKCLTALQGLYYNRELNARLELFTSRFKDRIVSMTLDKEYDVAVQAIKLLTLVLNSTDEVLTPEDCESVYHLVYSAHRPVAIAAGEFLFKKLFSQRETEEEGAPKRRGRQSPNANLIKTTVFFFLESELHEHAAYLVDSLWECGAELLKDWECMISLLLDEPLPGEEALTDRQETALIEIMLCTVRQAAECHPPVGRGTGKRVMTAKEKKTQLDDRTRMTELFAVALPPLLAKYAVDAEKVTNLLQLPQFFDLEIYTTGRLEKHLESLMRQIREIVEKHTDTEVLEACSKTYHALCNEEFTIFNRVDIARSQLLDELVDKFNRLLEDFLQEGEDADEDDAYQVLSTLKRITAFHNAHDLSGWDLFTSNFKLLNTGIENGDMPEQIVIHSLQCTHYVILWHLAKLSEGSSRKDDMVTLRKQMRAFCMMCQRYLTNVNTAVKEQAFTILCDLLLIFSHQMVSGGREHLEPLVYSPEDSLQSELLSFILNHVFIDQDDDTNSTDGQQDDEAVKIEALHKRRNLLAAYCKLIIYCVVEMKTGADIFKQYMRYYNDYGDIIKETMSKTRQIDKIQCAKTLILSLQQLFNEMLSELGHGFDRSSSAFCGIKELARRFSLTFGLDQVKTRDAIAMLHKDGIEFAFKDPSPQGEGGPPLNLAFLDILSEFSSKLMRQDKRTVHMYLERFMTFQMALQREDCWLPLISYRNSLQAGGDDDTMSVMSGYSSRGSSIRSKKTKPPTAAAGTSAAKRKLPEEESSSSSEVWQQTMQTPVMMPSPHLTSTAMRDPKRGRDDSYMGVYPLPHDQQQPHQHPQHHQQTPQHHQTPMDYNSQVTWMLAQRQQEEARQQQERAMNYAKLRTNLQHAIRRGTGLMEEDEEPIVEDVMMSSEGRMDDLNEGMDFDTMDIDLPPSKNRRERSELKPDYFDPASIMDESVLGVSMF; translated from the exons ATGATAGCAGCACCAGAAATACCAACAGAGTTCTCCTATACTCA GGATACAGATACTCGATTCTCTTCAGATACAGACTTTTCTGAGGATCCTGATGGAAGGAGCGCAAACTCAGCTAAAGGAAAG GGTGGAAAGAAGGGGAAGAAGGCGGCAGGGGAGAAGGGCAAAGGAGGGAAGGGAGCAGGTCGGTTAAATGGCCACCACCAGGAGAATGGCATGGAAAACATGATGCTGTTTGAGGTGGTGAAGCTGGGCAGGAGTGCAATGCAG TCTGTTGTTGATGACTGGATTGAGTCTTACAAACATGATAGAGATGTTGCACTACTAGATCTCATCAATTTCTTCATCCAGTGCTCAGGATGTAaag GTGTGGTCAGTGGTGAAATGTTTCGCAACATGCAGAACTCTGAGATCATCCGACGAATGACAGAGGAATTTGATGAG GACAGTGGAGACTACCCTTTAACCATAGCAGGGCCCCAGTGGAAGAAGTTCAAATCAAGCTTTTGTGAATTCATTTCGGTGCTAGTGCGCCAGTGTCAATACAGTATCATCTATGATGAGTACATGATGGACACAGTCATCTCTCTTCTCACCGGACTATCAGACTCCCAAGTCCGAGCCTTCAGACACACCTCAACACTGGCAG CCATGAAGCTGATGACAGCCCTGGTGAATGTAGCTCTGAACCTGAGCATCAACATGGACAACACCCAGCGCCAGTATGAGGCAGAGAGGAATAAAGCGGTGCCTAAAAGGGCCAATGACAGGCTAGAGCTTCTCCTGCAGAAACGCAAAGAG CTCCAAGAAAATCAGGATGAGattgaaaacatgatgaatgCAATATTCAAAGGAGTGTTTGTTCACAGATATCG TGATTCGATAGCAGAAATCAGGGCAATCTGTATAGAAGAGATTGGAGTGTGGATGAAACTCTATAGCGATGCCTTCCTCAACGACAGCTATCTGAAGTATGTGGGATGGACAATGCATGATAAG CAAGGCGAGGTACGTTTGAAGTGTCTGACAGCTCTGCAGGGTCTCTACTACAACAGAGAGCTCAATGCCAGATTGGAACTCTTCACCAGTCGCTTCAAG GACCGTATTGTCTCCATGACTCTTGATAAAGAGTATGATGTTGCTGTACAAGCAATTAAACTACTCACTCTAGTGTTGAA tAGTACGGATGAGGTGTTGACCCCTGAGGACTGTGAGAGTGTCTATCACTTGGTCTACTCAGCACACAGGCCTGTTGCTATTGCAGCTGGAGAATTCCTCTTTAAGAA ATTGTTCAGCCAAcgggaaacagaggaggaaggtgcCCCCAAGAGAAGAGGCAGACAAAGCCCCAATGCCAACCTCATTAAGACcactgtcttcttcttcctggaGAGTGAG CTCCATGAGCATGCAGCCTACCTAGTGGACTCTCTCTGGGAATGTGGTGCAGAGCTACTGAAGGACTGGGAGTGTATGATCAGCTTACTGCTAGATGAACCATTACCAGGCGAGGAAG ctcttacagacagacaagaaaCGGCCTTGATAGAAATCATGCTGTGCACTGTACGTCAGGCTGCTGAATGCCACCCACCTGTTGGAAGAGGCACAGGGAAGAGG GTGATGACAGCTAAAGAGAAGAAGACTCAGCTGGATGACAGAACCAGAATGACAGAGCTCTTTGCTGTGGCTTTGCCCCCTCTACTGGCCAAG TACGCTGTGGATGCAGAGAAGGTGACCAATTTGTTACAGCTGCCTCAGTTCTTTGACCTGGAAATTTATACCACAGGACGTCTGGAGAAG CACCTGGAATCCCTTATGCGTCAGATCAGGGAAATTGTGGAgaagcacacagacactgaagttTTGGAGGCTTGCTCCAAAACTTACCATGCCCTCTGCAATGAGGAGTTCACAATCTTTAATAGGGTGGACATTGCCcgctcccagctgctggatgaGTTGGTTGACAAGTTCAACAGACTACTGGAGGATTTTCTGCAAGAG GGTGAAgatgctgatgaagatgatgcaTATCAGGTTTTGTCAACTCTAAAGAGGATCACAGCATTTCACAA TGCACATGACTTGTCGGGGTGGGACCTTTTTACCAGCAACTTCAAGCTGCTCAACACAGGCATAGAGAATGGAGACATGCCTGAGCAG ATAGTCATCCATTCGCTGCAGTGTACCCACTATGTGATCTTGTGGCATCTAGCCAAGTTATCTGAGGGCAGTTCCAGGAAG GATGACATGGTGACCCTGAGGAAGCAGATGAGGGCATTCTGTATGATGTGTCAGCGCTACCTCACCAATGTCAACACAGCCGTCAAAGAACAG GCATTCACCATCCTGTGTGATCTCCTGCTCATCTTCAGCCACCAGATGGTGTCCGGAGGCAGGGAACACCTGGAGCCCCTTGTCTATTCCCCGGAGGACTCGCTGCAGTCTGAACTACTCTCCTTCATCCTGAACCATGTCTTCATAGACCAGGACGATGATACAAATAGCACAg aTGGGCAACAGGACGATGAGGCTGTTAAGATTGAAGCGCTGCACAAGAGGAGAAACCTCCTTGCTGCCTACTGTAAACTGATCATCTACTGTGTGGTAGAAATGAAAACTGGAGCTGACATCTTCAAACAGTACATGCGG tATTACAATGATTACGGTGACATCATCAAGGAGACTATGAGTAAGACTCGGCAAATCGACAAGATTCAATGTGCCAAGACACTCATCCTTAGtctgcagcag CTGTTCAATGAAATGCTGTCTGAGCTGGGTCATGGGTTTGATCGCTCCTCCTCTGCATTCTGTGGAATCAAAGAGTTGGCCCGACGTTTTTCTCTAACCTTTGGTCTCGATCAAGTCAAAACCAGAGATGCCATCGCTATGCTGCACAA GGATGGTATCGAGTTTGCGTTTAAGGATCCTAGTCCCCAGGGAGAAGGAGGCCCTCCCCTCAACCTGGCGTTCTTAGACATCCTCAGCGAGTTCTCCTCCAAGCTTATGAGACAAGACAAGAGGACtgt CCACATGTACCTGGAGCGCTTCATGACGTTCCAGATGGCACTGCAGCGGGAAGACTGCTGGCTCCCCCTCATCTCCTACAGGAATTCCCTGCAGGCTGGTGGTGATGACGATACCATGTCAGTGATGAGTGGCTACTCCAGCAGAGGCTCCTCCATTCGCTCCAAGAAGACCAAGCctcccactgctgcagctggaactTCAGCAGCCAAGAGGAAGCTGCCAGAAG aggagagcagcagcagcagcgaggtGTGGCAGCAGACCATGCAGACCCCAGTCATGATGCCGtcccctcacctcacctcaaCTGCCATGCGGGACCCTAAGAGGGGCCGTGATGACAGCTACATGGGGGTCTACCCCCTTCCTCATGACCAGCAACAGCCCCACCaacacccacagcaccatcaaCAGACGCCTCAGCACCACCAGACACCCATGGATTACAA TTCCCAGGTGACGTGGATGCTGGCTCAGAGACAGCAAGAAGAGGCACGCCAGCAGCAGGAAAGAGCCATGAACTACGCCAAGCTCAGAACCAACCTGCAGCATGCTAT TCGTCGCGGCACTGGGCTTATGGAAGAAGACGAAGAGCCGATTGTGGAGGacgtgatgatgtcatctgagGGCCGTATGGATGACCTCAATGAAGGCATGGACTTTGACACCATGGACATTGATCTG CCACCCTCTAAGAACCGTCGTGAGAGGTCTGAGCTTAAGCCAGACTATTTTGACCCTGCTTCTATCATGGATGAATCG GTTCTTGGGGTGTCCATGTTTTAA